AATCAAAAACACCATCAACGGAAAAGGCACCGTTCGCGAAGCATTACAGGAAGAATTCTCTGCACTGGAAGAAGGCAAAGCCGATATTCTAGGCCTGTACATGGTAACGGAACTCTACAAAAGTGGCGAGCTGACGGAAGGCACCGTAATGGACAACTACGTCACCTTTTTGGCCGGTATTTTCAGAAGTGTGCGTTTTGGAGCAAGCAGCGCGCACGGTCGTGCCAATATGGTGCGTTTCAATTACTTCAAGCAGCAAGGCGCGTTTAGCAAAGCAGATGGGAAATACCGAGTTGATTTTGAGAAAATGCAAGAGGCCATGGCTTCTTTAAGTGAGTTGATATTGACGCTCCAAGGCAATGGCGACAAGGAAGGCGTTATCAAATTGATGGAAGAAATGGGCAATGTGCCAGAAGACCTTCAAGCAGACCTCGACCGACTGAAAGATGCGAACATCCCGGTAGATGTGGTGTTCAATCAAGGAACCGAAGTGCTCGGGCTCTAATCTTAGAAGTTCTACCATTTAATTGCATTCATGATCACCCTTATTTCTCCTGCCAAAAAGCTCGATTACGAATCGAAGGTTGCCACCGAAGCATTCACCATTCCGGAAGGTTTGAACCGTTCGGCACAGCTCATTTCCAAATTGCAAAAGACATCTAACAAGAAGTTGGGCGAATTGATGGATCTGAGCCAAAACCTGGTGGAGTTGAATGCAGCACGCTACGCCAGCTGGACAGAAGATTTTACCGAAGGTGAAACACGGCAGGCGCTGTTGGCTTTCAAAGGCGATGTGTATCAGGGTATGAAAAACGAACTGTTGACGCCAGCCGAATTGGAGTATGCCCAAAAGCACCTGCGTATTCTTAGTGGTTTGCACGGACTCTTGCGTCCACTTGACCTTATAAAACCATATCGTTTAGAAATGGGAACCAAATTGGCAGTGCGAGGCAAAAAAGACCTCTACGGTTTTTGGGGCGATGAGATCACCGATCGATTGAACGTGGCCTTGGAAACATCGGGCAACGATACGCTGTGCAATCTTGCCAGTGGCGAGTATTTTAAAGCAGTGAACACCAAAAAGCTGAAGGCCAAGATCATTACGCCTGTGTTCAAAGACATGAAGAACGGCCAATTGAAGGTGATTTTCCTCTACGTCAAACAGGCGCGCGGCATGATGGCGGGATATATTCTTCGCAATGGTATTAACGATGCCGAAGACCTGAAAGGATTCTCAGATGGCGGTTATCGCTACACCGAAGACCTTTCGGATGAACAGACCTGGGTGTTTACCCGATAGTACTGGGCGTTTTCGAAACCGTTTGCTCGTTTATTCTTTCAGTACCATGTCTATGCACATCACGGCTGCCACGATCAGGATTCTGATAGGATTGTCGGGCGTCACCTTTTCGTCAATTTTCAAGATGTAGTTATCGGCACTGGTAAACATCTCTTTGCCAATACCTGCCCATTGTTTGCTTACCTGCGCAAATTCGATGTTTTCTTTAATGAACTTGAAATCCCAGCTGGTCCATTTGCCTTTCAGCGTGCAGAGGTTTCTTTCGCTCGCATCTATCACATCGAATTTCCCTCCCAAGGAGAAGAATTTCTGCTTGAATTTACCGATCAGCACATCGTTCTCGTCAAACACTTCCACGGTAGAAAGGAAGATGGAAATTCCGCGCTTGATGCTCAGCACTTTTTCTCCCGTATCGGTTTTAATATCGATGTG
This genomic window from Flavobacteriales bacterium contains:
- the yaaA gene encoding peroxide stress protein YaaA, with protein sequence MITLISPAKKLDYESKVATEAFTIPEGLNRSAQLISKLQKTSNKKLGELMDLSQNLVELNAARYASWTEDFTEGETRQALLAFKGDVYQGMKNELLTPAELEYAQKHLRILSGLHGLLRPLDLIKPYRLEMGTKLAVRGKKDLYGFWGDEITDRLNVALETSGNDTLCNLASGEYFKAVNTKKLKAKIITPVFKDMKNGQLKVIFLYVKQARGMMAGYILRNGINDAEDLKGFSDGGYRYTEDLSDEQTWVFTR
- a CDS encoding RNAase, whose translation is MNSVLNRNLYFVKEHVGMFKAANNFDIYDPVNRQIIMTCREENLGFFTKILRFSDYKRMTPFHIDIKTDTGEKVLSIKRGISIFLSTVEVFDENDVLIGKFKQKFFSLGGKFDVIDASERNLCTLKGKWTSWDFKFIKENIEFAQVSKQWAGIGKEMFTSADNYILKIDEKVTPDNPIRILIVAAVMCIDMVLKE